A stretch of DNA from Cyanobium sp. AMD-g:
AGCCTGCAGTTGCGTGAGCGCCTCGAGCTGGAGCTGAGCCTGGCCCGGGCCATTGATCGGGAGCAACTGCGGCTGTATTACCAACCCCAGATCGATCGGGGTGGCAGCCGGATTGCGGGAGCCGAGGCCCTGCTGCGCTGGCGGGACCAGAGCGGCCGGATGGTGTCACCGAACGTGTTCATTCCGCTGGCCGAGAAGACCGGCCAGATTCACAGCATCGGCCTCTGGGTGATCGAAGAGGCCTGCCGTCAACTGCACGCCTGGCACAGGCAGGGGCTGCGGCCGGGGAAAGTGGCGATCAACATCTCCGCCCTGCAGCTGGGGGCCGAACACCCCTCCCTGGCCGAGCTGCTGGCCGGGGCGCTGCAGAACTACGGCCTGTTGCCCGAGAATCTCGAACTGGAGATCACCGAAACGGCCCTGCTCAACGATCCAGGCCGTGCTGGCGAACAACTGCGGCAGCTCGCCGAGAGCGGTTTCAGCCTGGCGATCGATGACTTCGGCACGGGCTATTCCTCGTTGGCCATGCTCCATTCCCTGCCCCTCGACAAGCTCAAGATCGACCGCTTCTTCGTCGACCGCCTTGGCAATGACGATGCCGACCTGGCCATCGTCAAGGCCACCATCGTGATGGCCAAGGAGCTGGGATTGATGACCCTGGCGGAAGGGGTGGAAACCCGTGAGCAGCTGCGGATGCTTCAGAACCTCGGCTGCGACCAGTTCCAGGGGCACCTGCTGGGCCGCCCCATGTCCGCCGACGCCTTCGGCGCCCTGTTGCGGCTCGCTGCCGCAACCTGAACCCGCGCCTACCAGCTCACCCCGTGCAGCTTGGGCAGGGGGGCGGTCTTGGAGGTCACCGCGAAGAGCCGTGGGATCCGGTGGCTGTTGTACACGCGGAATTCGCGCACCACGCTGGCGCCTTCCTCGCGCACGGCCTGGTTGAGCACCAGGGAGCCATCAGGATCAGAGACGGAACGGTGGAACGTGCCGGGGGGAATGCGCAGGATGTCGCCGCCGCAGTCGAGGCGAACAATGTGATACGGGTAGTTCCAGCCCAGGTTGACCAGGAAGAAGGTGCGGCCGCCGTGCATGGCCAGCAGGTTGTCTTCCTGATGGGGATGGAGATAGAACTGCCAGCTGCCGGACTCCTGACAGTCGGGCGGGCTGATCGCCGGGCCCGAATGCACCACCAGATCCCGCTTGTTGGACGTGGGCACGGTGATATCGAAGAACCGCACCGACGGGGTGTCGCGGAACTTCTCGTAGGGGATCAGCTCGAACATCGGAGCTGGACGGGGCCCCTGGGCGGCACCGCTGGGTGGGCGGCCTTGCAGCTCGTCTCTCGACGGGACGGTGGCGGTCATGGGAGCGACTTCGTCAGAAGCCTCTGCGGTCTCTTCAGTGAACCTAATCCTGGCGGGGTCCCACGGTGAGATCGGCTACGAAAGCCCGCGGGCGTTGGGCCAGTTCCAGTGGTGGTGATGCCTAGGGTGAGACCTCTGCGCGCCGGGCCCATGGGCCGCCACGACCATTGTTTCGGCTTTGAGGCCGACTTCGTCGGCGACCTGCGCTGCATCCCGATGGCGGTGCGGCGCAAGCTGGATCTGGTGGGCGTCAAGCTGAAGCTGAGCCACTGGGCTGACCTCAGCGACCAGGAGCGGCAGCGGTTGCTGGCCTGGCCGGACGACCCCGCTGCCCTGGCGGAGCTGGACGACTGGCTCGGCCGGCGCACGGCCGGCATGGCCGCCGGCGCCGCGGGCCGGCTGGAGCCCGCCTGCGATGCCCCGTGGCAGCAGGGCGATGCTCCCCCCCCGGTGCTGCTCGCCTCCTGCCAGCAGCTGGGGCTGGGCCTGCCCCCCCACGCCTGGGGGGAGCTCGATGAGCTGCAGCGCTTCGCCCTGGTGAAGCTCAGCCATCCGGGCCATGAGCACCGCAACCTGCCGCGGGCCTTCGCCGAGTTCGGCCTCAAGGCATGAGTGGCCTGAGGGCCTGCCTGCTCAGTGGCGGTGCCAGCCGCCGCATGGGCACGGACAAGGCCCTGCTGCCCCATCCCGCCGGAGGCACCTGGCTGGAGTTCAGCCTGGCTCGGCTGGCGGCGCTGCCGCTGCCGATCACCCTGGTCAGCCACCACCGGGCCCACCAGGTCCTGGCGCGACCCCTGGGGGACGGGCTGGGTCACCCGATCAGCCTCCTGGCGGAGCCGCCGCCCCGGGAGGGTCCGCTGCTGGCCCTCGAGCGTCTGATGGCGCACCACCCCGGCCAGGGCCTGTTGCTTTGCCCGGTGGACATGCCCTGGTTGGAGGCGGCCGCCCTCGAGGCCCTGCTGGAGGCCACGGCCGCTGCCCCTGGCCCCGCCCCGATCCACCTGGCCCATGACGGCCAGCGGCTGCAGCCGCTGCTGGGGGTTTACCCCGCCCATGCCGCCCGCCGCCAGCGGCTGCGGGCCTTCACGGCGGCGGGCGGCCGGCGGCTGCAGGACTGGCTGGCGGAGGAGGTGGTGGTGCCGGTGCCGCTGCCGCCGGAGGGTCTGCGCAACGCCAACCGGCCCGACGACGTCACCGGCCTGTGGCCCTAGCTTGCCTGCCATGGCGGAGCGTCCCCTGGATCTGCATGGCCGGCCCCTGGGGGTGCTGCGGCTGTCGCTGACGGCCCGTTGCAACCTGGCCTGCCCCTACTGCTGCCCGGATCTGGAGGATCCGCCCGACCTGCTGACCCTGGCGGAACGGGTGGCGCTGGTGGAGGCGACCGTGGGCCTGGGGGTGCACACCCTGCGCCTCACCGGCGGTGAGCCCCTGCTGCACCGGCGCCTGGAGGAGCTGATCGCGGCCCTGCAGCCGCTGCGGCAGCGCGAACCCCATGATCCCCGCGGCGCCCTGCGGGAGATCGCCCTCACCAGCAACGGTGTGCTGCTGGGCGCCGAGCGGGCCCGGCAGCTGAAGGAGGCGGGGCTCGATCGGATCACCCTCAGCCTCGATGGCACCGACGGGGCCAGCGTGGCCCGCATGGCCGGCCTGGGGGGCGCGGCCGCCGGCGGGGCGGTGCTGGAGAAGGTGCTCGCGGCGATCCGCCACGCCCGGGCGGCCGGCTTTGATCCGGCCCGCGGGGAGCTGAAGCTGAATGCGGTGATCACGCGCTCGGGCAATGCCGACCAGCTGCTGCCCCTGGCGGAGCTGGCCCGGCAGCAGGGGCTGGAGTTGCGCCTGATCGAATTCATGGACGTGGGCAACCGCAACGGCTGGGCGCCGGAACAGGTGCTGCCGGCGGCGGAGATGGTGGCCCGCATCGGGGCGGCCTGGCCGCTGGAGCCGGTGGGCCGCACCCCCCACGGCACCGCCAGCCGCTGGCGCTACCGCGACCGGGACGGGCTGCACCTGGCGGTGGTGGCCTCGATCACGGCGCCCTTCTGCGGCGACTGCAACCGGCTGCGGATCACCGCCGACGGGGTGGCCTACAGCTGCCTGTTCGCCGCCAACGGCACCGACTTGCGCCCCTGGCTGCGGCCCCGGTCCGAGCCGGCTCGGTTGCGACAGGCGCTGGAAGGGCTGTGGCGGGCCCGGAGCGATCGCTGGAGCGAGGAGCGCCAGGAAGCGGCGGATCAGCGGCCGGCGCCGGCGGAAATGGCCTATCTGGGGGGCTGAGCGGCTCCGGGCGCTGGAGCCAGCGCCCCCCGCACCAGCACCGGCACCCGCTTGAAGGCCGGGGTACCGCATCGGGGGTCGATCACGGCCTTCATGATCACGTTCACCTCCGGGTAGAACATCAGCGCCGCCCCTTCGCGGATCTCGCCGGGGATGATTTCGACGCCCTCGAGGGCGCCCGCCTCCCCCTGCACCGTCACCCGCTGGTGGGCCGCCAGGCCGCAGCGGCGCAGGTCGGCCCGGTTCATCAGGATCGTGTGGCGGTGGGGCATGCCCCGGTAGCTGTCGCCGGCCTTGTAGACGACGGTGTTGTGCTGGCCGTAGCTGCGGGCCGTGATCAGGGCCAGCACCAGGCCGGTTTCCCCCGGCCCGAGGCCGCCGAAGTGCTCCGCCTCCGGCAGCGTGAGTTCGGGCAGGGGGGTCGGCGCCACCCGGGCCCGGCCGCTGGGGGTGGGGAAGTGGGGGGTGTCGAACAGGCGCCCCTCGACGCTGAACTCCTGCCGGGTGGCATCGATGCGGGCGATCGGGCCGTAGCCGGGCACGGTGCGGCCGATCAGGTCCCGCACGTAGGACGGATCCTGCAGCCGCCCCCAGTCGATCGGATCGGTGCCCATCAGCCGACGGGCCAGTTCGGCCAGGAAGGCCACCTCGCTGATCAGGTCCGCCCGCTGCAGGTGGGTGGTGCCCGGTTCGTTGAGGCGCACGTAGTTGTTGCCCGATTCGGTGGTGGTGCGGTGCGGCGTCTCGAAGCGGTTGAACACCGGCAGCACCAGGGTCTGGCGGGCCGCCAGGCCGTGGAAATGGCCCTGGTTGGGCTTGGTGGCCAGATACAGGATCGTGTCGATGCGGCCCAGGGCGCGCTTCGCCTCGGCGCTGTCGGGGTTGGCGCCCCAGAGGTTGCCCCCCAGACACAGCAGCGCGTCGACCCGGCCGGCATCGGCGGCCGCGATCAGGGCGCGGGTGTCGTAGCCGGGCACCCGGCTCAGGGGCCGGCCCAGCAGCTGCTCGAGGGCCTGCTGCATCTCCGAGCGCAGCTTGACCGTGACCCCCATCGAGCCGAAGCCCTGCACGTTGGAGTGGCCCCGGATCGGCATGGTGCCGGCGCCGGGCCGGCCCACGTTGCCGCTGAGCAGGGCGGTGTTGGCGATCGCCTGCACGTTGTCGATGCCGTTGGCGTGGTGGGTGATCCCCATCGCCCAGGCGAACACCACGCCCCGGGCCGCGGCGATCACGGCGGCGGCGTGCTCCAGTTCCTGGCGGCTGAGGCCGCAGCTGGCGGTGATCGCCTCCCAGGAGGTGCGATCCAGCTGCTCCAGCAGCGCTTCCCAGCCCTCGGCGTGGGCGGCCAGAAAGTCGCGCTTCACGGCGCCAGCCTCCAGCAGGGCCTTCTGCAGCCCCAGGAACACGGCCGTGTCGCTGCCCGGCACGGGCTGCAGGAACAGGGAGGCGATCTCCGAGCCCGCCAGCATCGAGCGGATCGGGAAGGCGGGGGAGCCGAACTTGAGCAGCCCCACCTCGATCACCGGGTTGATCACGATCACCGTGCCGCCCCGCTGGCGCAGCTTGATCAGCTCGTTCATCAGCCGCGGGTGGTTGGCCGGGGCGTTGGAGCCCACCAGCACCACGCAGTCGGCCTGCTGCAGGCTCTCCAGGCTCACCATCGAGGTGCCGGAGCCGAAGACGGCATTGAGCCCCACGGTGGACGGGGCGTGGCAGAGGTCGGAGCAGTCGGCCAGGTTGTTGGAGCCCATGGCCCGCAGCAGCAGCTGCAGCAGGTAGGCGGCCTCGTTGGAGGAGCGGCCCGAGCTGTAGGAGGCCACCCGCTCCGGCGGCACCCGGAAGGCGGCCTCGGCGATGGCGAACACGTCGTCCCAGCCGATGCGCTCGTAGTGGCTGCGGCCCTCCCGCAGCAGCAGGGGGTGGCTGAGGCGGCCGAGGCGGTCGGCCTCCATCGAGCTCAGGGCCTGGAGCTCCGTCAGGCTGCGGGTGCCGAACACCCCCTGGGACACCGCCGGCTGCAGCTCGGCCATGATCGCTTCGACGCTCTTGAGGCAGCGCTGCAGCGGCTCCCCCAGCTCGTCGCGGAAGCCGCCGTGCTGGCCGCCGGTGCCCCAGGCGCAGGAGAGGCAGGCGCTCTTGTGGTTGAGGGTCTGCCAGAGCCTGGGGCCCCGGGGACTGAGGGTGGCCCTGGCCCAGCCGTCGATCAGGGGCCAGCCGCCGCCCTGGCCGGGCGTGGCGGCATCGGCGGGGCTGGCGTTGTCGCTCATGGGGCCGGCCGGAGTTGCCCCTCACTCTGGCCGCTGGGCTCCCCGGGTGGGGGGCCTCGGCCCACCTCCGGGTGGCGCCCGGCCCAGCGAGAATCGGGCCAGCGTTGGAACGAGGCGGCGCCCATGATCAGGCATTTCGACCACGTCACCGTCGTCGTGCGTGACCTGGCAGCGGCCCGGCGCTTCTTCGGGCTGCTGGGCTTCGTGGAGGACAAGGCCGTGCTGATCAGCGGGCCCCAGTTCGCCGACTACATGGGGGTGGAGGGCATCGAGGCCGACCACGTGACGCTCGTGCTGGCCGGCGCCACGCCGCGGCTGGAGGTGCAGCTGCTGCACTACCGCCACCCGGAGCCCCTGCCCGAGCCGGCCATGGACAACCTGGCCCGGGTGGGTTTCAACCACATCTGCTTCGCCGTCGACGACCTGGAGGCCACGGTGGCCCGGCTGCGGGCCGGGGGTGTGGAGCTCCGCAACGCCGTCATGGAGTTCCATCACCGCAAGCTGGTCTTTCTCCGGGGGCCGGAGGGCATCACGGTGGAACTGGCGGAATGGAAGGGCGGCGCCGCCCCCTAGCTGGCGACCGCCAGCAGCGCATCCAGCCGGCCCTGGCGCTCCAGGGTGTAGAGGTCGTCGCAGCCGCCCACGTGGGCCCCGTCGATGAAGACCTGGGGCACCGAGCGCCGGCCGTCGCTGCCCCGGGCCACCATGGCGTCGCGGGCGTCCTCGTCGCCATCGATGACGTACTCGGTGTAGGTGACGCCCTTGCGGTCGAGGAGCTGCTTGGCCCGGATGCAGAACGGGCAGAAGCGCCAGGTGTAGATCTCGACCTTGGGCATGGAGGGCACGGGTGACTCAGGTTTAGCCATTCTGTCGAAATGGCACCGGCCCGGACGTCATGGAGTTGACGCACACCCTCCGGGAGTGGGTCCCCCACCAACCTTTGAGTCCCCACCATGCAGTACGCCGTTCTGATCTACGAAAGCGAGCAGGACTTCGCCGACCGTCCCGGCCTGATGCCGGCCTATGCCGCCTACTCCCGGGCCCTGGCCGAGGCCGGCCACATGGCCGGCGGTGAGGCCCTCCAGCCCACCCACACAGCCACCACCGTGCGCCTGCGCCACGGCGAGCGGCAGGTGCAGGACGGGCCCTTCCCCGACAGCAAGGAGCAGCTGGGCGGCTTCTTCCTGATCGATGTTCCCGACCTCGACGCCGCCCTCACCTGGGCCGCCCGCTGCCCGGCGGCGGAGCGCTGCGCCGTGGAGGTGCGGCCCGTGCTCGCCATGGAAGCCCCCTGAGATGGAGGGGCGGCGGGCGGCGGACCTGGCGGCACGGCAGTCCTTCGGCAAGCTGGTGGCCTGGCTCACCGCCCGCTGCGGCGATGTGGCGGCGGCGGAGGACGCCCTGGGCGATGCCTTCCTCGCCGCCCTGCGGCGCTGGCCCAGCGAGGGGGTGCCCCGGGCCCCCGAGGCCTGGCTGCTGGTGGTGGCCCGGCGGCGTCTGATCGACCGGGCCCGCCGCGACCGGACCCTGGAGCAGCTGCTGCCGGAGCTGGACGCCGCGGCCCCCGGCCTGGATCTGGACACCTCTGCGAACGCCATGGAGATTCCCGACGAGCGGCTGCGGCTGCTGTTTCTCTGCGCCCACCCGGCGATCGATCCGGGGATCCAGGCGCCACTGATGCTCCAGACCGTCCTGGGGCTCAACGCCTCCCGGATCGCCGCCGCCTTCCTGGTGGCACCGGCCACCATGGGTCAGCGGCTGGTGCGGGCCAAGGCCAAGATCCGCGACGCCGGCATCCCCTTCGTGCTGCCGGACGTCGAGGCCCTGCCGGCCCGCTCGGCGGCGGTGCTGCAGGCGATCTACGCCGCCTACACCAGCGGCTGGAATGGCATGGGCGGAGACGGCCGTGACCGGGGGCTGACCCAGGAGGCGGTGCTGCTGGCGCGGCTGTGCGCCGACCTGCTGCCCGAGGAGCCGGAGGCCCGCGGCCTGCTCGCCCTGCTGCTGCACTGCCAGGCGCGCCACGGGGCCCGGCGGGCCGCTGACGGCAGCTACGTGCCGCTGCTGGAGCAGGAGCCGGGGCAGTGGGACGCCGCCCTGATCGCCGAAGCCGAGGGGGCCCTGACCCAGGCCTCCCGGGCGGGGCGGCCCGGGCGCTTCCAGCTGGAGGCGGCGATCCAGTCGCTGCATGCCCATCGCGCCGTCAGCGGCAGGGTCGACTGGCCGGCCCTGCTGGGGCTCTACGACGCCCTGCTGGCCCTGGCCCCGAGTGCGGGGGGCCGGGTGAGCCGGATCGCCGTGCTGGCCGAGCTGGCGGGCCCCGCCGGCGCCCTGGCCGAACTGGAGGCTCTGGCGGCCGCCGAGCAGGCCCTGCGGGAGCACCAGCCCTGGTGGGCGCTGCGGGCCCACCTGCTGCAGCGGACCGGCCAGGACAGCCAGGCGCAGCAGGCCTACCGGCGCGCCATCGCCCTGGCGGATGATCCGGCGGTGCGGGCGTTCCTGGGCCAGCGGGCCGGCGCTGATCGCCCTGGCTAGGACGGACAACAGCCGACGGCCCCTGGAGTCACCGATGCGCTCTGATCTGCCCGGCGGCCTGACGGCCTACAAACGCACGCCCACCTTTGACGCGGAGACCGTGCCGGCGGGTCTGCGGGCGCAGCACAGCACCAAAGCGGGGGTGTGGGCGCGGGTCGTGGTGCTGGAGGGCTCGCTGCCGTTCCGGTTGCTGGAGCCCGACGAGGAGATGGTGGTGCTGACACCCGAGCGGCCCGGCATCGTGGCGCCCACCCAGTTGCACCGAGCCGAGCCCGGCCCGGGCGTGCGGTTCTACGTGGAGTTTCACCGGGCCGGACCGCCGCTCACGCCGCCTGACGCGGCCGGATCCCGTAGCGATGGCGCACCTCCTCCAGTGGCCGGGGGAAGTCGTCCCAGGGATCCCAGTCGCTGATCAGGTCACGGGTGACGCCGAGGCCGTGTTCCAGGCCGCGGAAGATCACCTCCGGATCGGCCTGGCCGGTTTCGGCCGCCGTGACGGGGGTGGAGCCGATCCCCAGCTGGAACTGGGCCAGGGCGAACAGGATCGTGAAGAAGGGGTCGTTGCGGCCGAAGCCGGCCTGGAAGCCGAGCACGCCGCATTCCTCGCTGGGGCTGGTGCCGTAGCCGCCGAGCACGTGGCAGCAGTCGTGGCGCACCACCGGTGGCGGCGGCCCGCCCAGCTCGCCGGGAACGCTGAAGCCGTTGGCACCGATGAAGGCCAGGTAGGCCCGGCCGAGGCTGCCTTCGGGCAGGTCCGCCAGGGTCCGGTAGCGGCGGGCGAGGGCCGGATCCTCCTGCTTCAGCAGCGAGCGGGCGATCTGCAGGGCTCCGGCGGGGCCCTCATCGCGCAGGTAGGCCGCGGCGGCCCCCCGCTGGAACCCCCGCCGGACGATGTCGAGGCGCACCAGGTTGAACTGGTGCTCGAGCACGTGGCGGAAGGCCTGCACCGGGGCATCGTCGATCCCGAGCGCCCGTGCCGTGGCCTCCAGCCGGGCCAGGCGGGCCTCGCCGGGGGAGTCCTCGAGCAGGGCCAGGACAGTCATGCCGCGCAGGATCCGCTGGCGCCATTCGGGCTCCGGCACCGCCGCCGCCAGCTGCTCCGGCGTCAGGGGCTCCAGCTCCTCGAGCGGAATGGGCAGCCGGATCAGGTGGTCGCGGATGGCGGTGATCGTGCGCAGGGCCATGGGGCTGGGCGGCCCGCCTTCGGCGGCGATCGCCAGCAGGCTGCCCAGGCCGGCCCGGCCGATGGCCTCACGGCGTTCCGGGGGCGGTTGGGCGGAGAGGAGGGGGTTCATGGCGTTCAGGCCAGCTCGAAGCGGTCGAGGTCCATGACCTTGCTCCAGGCGGCCACGAAGGCGGCCACGAAGTGTTCAGCGGCGTCGGCGGAGCCGTAGACCTCGGCGATCGCCCGCAACTGGGCGTTGGAGCCGAAGATCAGGTCGACGCGGCTGGCGATCCACTTCAGATCACCGGTGTGGCGATCGCGGCCCTCGAAGCTGTCCTCCGCCTCGGAGGTCGCCGTCCAGGTGGTGCCCATGTCGAGCAGGTTCACGAAGAAGTCGTTGCTGAGGGTCTCGGGGCGGTGGGTGAAGACCCCATGCCGTGACTTGCCGTGGTTGGCATCGAGCACCCGCAGGCCCCCCACCAGCGCCGTCATTTCCGGGGCGGTGAGGGTGAGCAGCTGGGCCTTGTCGATCAGCAGCTCCTCGGCGGAGGCCGGCAGGCCTGGCCGCAGGTAGTTGCGGAAGCCGTCGGCCTTCGGTTCGAGCACGGCGAAGGAGGCCACATCCGTCTCGTCCTGGGAGGCATCCATGCGCCCGGGGGTGAAGGGCACCGTCACCACGTGGCCGCCGCGACGGACCGCCTCCTCAATGCCGGCGCAGCCGCCGAGCACGATCAGATCGGCCAGGGAGATGCGTTTGCCATCGGACTGGGAGCCGTTGAAGGCCTGGCGGATTGCCTCGTAGGCCTCAAGGGCCCGGGCCAGCTTGGCGGGCTGGTTCACCTCCCAGTCCTTCTGGGGGGCCAGCGCCAGCCGGCCGCCGTTGGCGCCGCCGCGCTTGTCGGAGCCGCGGAAGCTGGCGGCCGCGGCCCAGGCGGTGGCCACCAGCTGGGAGATGGGCAGCCCCGCCGCCAGGATCCGCCCCTTGAGCTCGGCGATGTCGCCAGCGTCCACCAGGGGGTGGTCGACGGGCGGAATCGGGTCCTGCCAGAGCATCACCTCCTCCGGCACCAGGCTGCCCAGGTAGCGGGAGCGGGGCCCCATGTCCCGGTGCACGAGCTTGAACCAGGCGCGGCGGAAGGCCTCCCCCAGCTGGTCGGGGTTGGCATGGAACCGCCGGGAGATCTCCAGGTAGGCCGGATCGACCCGCAGGGAGAGATCGGTGGTGGCCATCATCGGCGCGTGGCGCTTCGACGGGTCGTGGGCATCGGGCACGGTGCCGGCAGCCGCCGGATCGGTGGGCCGCCACTGCCAGGCCCCGGCCGGACTCTTCTCCAGCTCCCACTCGTAGCCGAACAGGTTGTCGAAGTAGCCGCCGTCCCACTGGATGGGGTTGGCGGTCCAGGCGCCCTCCAGGCCGCTGGTGGTCGTGTCGTCCCCCTTGCCGCTGCCGAAGCGGTTGCGCCAGCCCAGCCCCTGCTCCACCAGGCTGGCCGCCTCGGGTTCCGGCCCCACCAGGTCCGGATCACCGGCCCCGTGGCACTTGCCGAAGGTGTGGCCCCCGGCGATCAGGGCGACGGTCTCCTCGTCGTCCATCGCCATGCGGGCGAAGGTCTCACGGATGTCCCGCGCGGCGGCGAGGGGATCGGGCTCGCCGTTGGGCCCCTCGGGGTTCACGTAGATCAGCCCCATCTGCACGGCACCCAGCGGATCCTCCAGCTCGCGGTCGCCGCTGTAGCGCTTGTCCCCCAGCCATTCGGTCTCCGGGCCCCAGTCGATGTCGATCTGCGGCTCCCAGACGTCCTGCCGGCCGCCGGCGAAGCCCAGGGTGGGCAGGCCCATCGATTCGATGGCGCAGTTGCCCGCGAAGATGATCAGGTCGGCCCAGGAGAGGGCGCTTCCGTACGTCTGCTTGATGGGCCAGAGCAGGCGCCGCGCCTTGTCGAGGTTGCCGTTGTCGGGCCAGCTGTTGAGGGGGGCGAAGCGCTGGGTGCCGGAGCCGGCGCCGCCGCGGCCGTCGTGGATCCGGTAGGTGCCGGCGCTGTGCCAGGCCATGCGCACGAAAAACGGCCCGTAGTGGCCGTAGTCGGCCGGCCACCAGTCCTGGGAGGTGGTCATCAGGGCGACCAGGTCCTGCCGCAGGGCCTCCAGATCAAGCCTCCTGAAGGCCTGGGCGTAGTTGAAGCCCGTGCCCATCGGATCGACCAGGGGCGAGTGCTGATGCAGCACCGCCAGGTTCAGCTGCCGCGGCCACCAGTCCCG
This window harbors:
- the katG gene encoding catalase/peroxidase HPI — protein: MEGLSPEAGGDASGQCPFLHGKLRGSTAGARSNRDWWPRQLNLAVLHQHSPLVDPMGTGFNYAQAFRRLDLEALRQDLVALMTTSQDWWPADYGHYGPFFVRMAWHSAGTYRIHDGRGGAGSGTQRFAPLNSWPDNGNLDKARRLLWPIKQTYGSALSWADLIIFAGNCAIESMGLPTLGFAGGRQDVWEPQIDIDWGPETEWLGDKRYSGDRELEDPLGAVQMGLIYVNPEGPNGEPDPLAAARDIRETFARMAMDDEETVALIAGGHTFGKCHGAGDPDLVGPEPEAASLVEQGLGWRNRFGSGKGDDTTTSGLEGAWTANPIQWDGGYFDNLFGYEWELEKSPAGAWQWRPTDPAAAGTVPDAHDPSKRHAPMMATTDLSLRVDPAYLEISRRFHANPDQLGEAFRRAWFKLVHRDMGPRSRYLGSLVPEEVMLWQDPIPPVDHPLVDAGDIAELKGRILAAGLPISQLVATAWAAAASFRGSDKRGGANGGRLALAPQKDWEVNQPAKLARALEAYEAIRQAFNGSQSDGKRISLADLIVLGGCAGIEEAVRRGGHVVTVPFTPGRMDASQDETDVASFAVLEPKADGFRNYLRPGLPASAEELLIDKAQLLTLTAPEMTALVGGLRVLDANHGKSRHGVFTHRPETLSNDFFVNLLDMGTTWTATSEAEDSFEGRDRHTGDLKWIASRVDLIFGSNAQLRAIAEVYGSADAAEHFVAAFVAAWSKVMDLDRFELA